A genomic region of Blattabacterium cuenoti contains the following coding sequences:
- a CDS encoding urease subunit gamma, giving the protein MHLTSYEKEKILLHMAGELAKKRLKRGLKLNYPESLALITHYVMEGARDGKTVKDLMYEAGNILNDEQVMDGVYELLHNVQVEATFPDGTKLVTIHHPIKKNRKTNSNLIPGQYDLLNEDIVLLPGRSRIVRIVSNTGTRPIQIGSHFHFFETNSALLFDREGTKGYRLDIPSGRSVRFEPGETKEVMLVEIGGSKKIYGFSGKENTTI; this is encoded by the coding sequence ATGCATTTAACTTCTTATGAAAAGGAAAAAATTCTTCTTCACATGGCTGGAGAATTGGCAAAAAAACGTTTAAAAAGAGGATTAAAATTAAATTATCCAGAATCTTTAGCTTTAATCACTCATTATGTGATGGAAGGAGCTCGTGATGGAAAAACAGTAAAAGATCTCATGTATGAAGCAGGAAATATTCTGAACGATGAACAAGTTATGGATGGAGTGTATGAATTACTTCACAATGTTCAAGTAGAAGCAACTTTTCCTGATGGAACAAAACTAGTTACCATACACCATCCTATCAAAAAAAATAGAAAAACAAATTCTAATCTCATTCCAGGACAATATGATCTTCTAAATGAAGATATTGTGTTATTACCTGGAAGATCTCGTATAGTAAGAATAGTATCCAATACAGGAACTCGTCCTATTCAAATAGGATCTCATTTTCATTTTTTTGAAACAAATTCTGCTCTTCTTTTTGATAGAGAAGGAACGAAAGGATATAGACTGGATATCCCTTCTGGGAGATCTGTTCGTTTTGAACCAGGAGAAACAAAAGAAGTTATGTTAGTAGAAATTGGAGGAAGTAAAAAAATTTATGGCTTTTCAGGAAAAGAAAATACAACTATATGA